The following are from one region of the Betta splendens chromosome 15, fBetSpl5.4, whole genome shotgun sequence genome:
- the si:dkey-103j14.5 gene encoding isoaspartyl peptidase/L-asparaginase translates to MPAVIVVHGGAWAIPDELAEASVAGVKVAARGGYSVLRRGGSALDAVEAAVRSMEDNSVFNAGHGATLNTDGEVELDAIIMDGRTLGSGAVSCVKNIPHPVSLARAVMEKTSHTMLTDKGANLFAESIGMSTVPTDSLVTEYEWREWEKHKHYVTGVMEDFNSQWAHDTVGAVALDHAGNVACATSTGGIRNKMVGRVGDSPVVGCGGFADNCIGAVSCTGHGESILKVTLARLILSHIERGLSVADASQMSLWFMGERVLGAGGAVVVSSAGQWAATFTTERMAWASVENDVLSYGLDPKDVRKEKLLFE, encoded by the exons ATGCCCGCGGTCATCGTCGTGCACGGGGGCGCGTGGGCCATTCCGGACGAACTGGCCGAGGCCTCGGTCGCTGGAGTGAAAGTCGCAGCACGTGGCGGGTACTCTGTgctgaggagaggggggagtgCACTGGATGCCGTTGAGGCAGCGGTGAGGTCTATGGAGGACAACAGTGTGTTTAATGCAG GACATGGAGCAACGCTGAACACTGACggggaggtggagctggatgcCATCATCATGGATGGAAGGACACTAGGAAGTGGTGCCGTGTCTTGTGTGAAGAACATCCCACATCCTGTGTCGCTGGCAAGAGCGGTGATGGAAAAG ACTTCTCACACCATGTTGACGGATAAAGGTGCCAACTTGTTTGCAGAAAGCATTGGAATGAGCACAGTTCCTACTGATTCACTGGTGACTGAGTACGAATGGAGAGAATGGGAAAAACACAAGCATTATGTCACTGGAGTAATGGAAGACTTCAACTCGCAGTG GGCCCATGATACCGTTGGTGCAGTTGCTCTGGACCACGCTGGCAATGTTGCGTGCGCGACATCAACAGGAGGCATTAGAAATAAAATGGTTGGCCGAGTTGGAGACTCTCCGGTAGTTG gctgtggaggattTGCAGATAACTGTATTGGTGCGGTGTCCTGTACTGGCCATGGAGAGTCTATTCTCAAAGTGACACTGGCCAGACTCATCCTTTCACACATAGAACGAG GTTTATCTGTAGCGGATGCCTCACAGATGTCACTGTGGTTCATGGGCGAGCGCGTCCTaggtgctggaggagctgtggttgtttcctctgcaggacagtgggcagccacgTTTACCACAGAGCGGATGGCCTGGGCCTCTGTGGAGAACGACGTGCTGTCATACGGACTGGACCCGAAAGACGTACGGAAGGAGAAGCTGTTGTTTGAATAA